A stretch of the Myxococcaceae bacterium JPH2 genome encodes the following:
- a CDS encoding AAA family ATPase: MTRARRSETAKAPALQRPPAEVLHAEELARLREADTGPRPPGWQLSLQAVRAFILGDAAQGLRRKLVCPASLVERCMVTLATNRGLLLVGEPGTAKSLLSELLAAAVSGVSTLTIQGGAATTEDHIRYSWNYALLVNEGPSPRALVPGPMYLGMKQGQLVRFEEITRCPLEVQDALLSLLSERVLAVPELEGPEGMLFAREGFNIIATANTRDRGVNEMSAALKRRFNFETLFPILDADAELQLVKEESARLLARSGVPVTPPDEVLEVLVRTFRELRTGEVKDGQAVEKLSTVLSTAEAVSVAHAVGVRGWYLRGDGGTPADVVECLAGTAAKDNAEDLKKIRRYLEQRVGHRTGAHWKALYEARFLLPG; this comes from the coding sequence ATGACGCGCGCGCGACGAAGCGAAACGGCGAAGGCTCCGGCGCTCCAGCGCCCTCCGGCCGAGGTCCTCCACGCGGAGGAGCTGGCGCGGTTGCGCGAAGCGGACACAGGGCCACGTCCTCCGGGCTGGCAGCTGTCGCTCCAGGCCGTGCGGGCCTTCATCCTGGGCGACGCGGCCCAGGGGCTGCGGCGCAAGCTGGTGTGTCCGGCGTCGCTCGTCGAGCGCTGCATGGTGACGCTCGCCACCAACCGGGGCCTCTTGTTGGTGGGCGAGCCGGGCACGGCCAAGTCCCTGCTGTCCGAGCTGCTGGCGGCGGCCGTGTCCGGCGTCTCCACCCTGACCATTCAAGGGGGGGCGGCCACCACGGAGGACCACATCCGGTACTCGTGGAACTACGCCTTGCTGGTCAACGAGGGCCCCTCGCCGCGCGCCTTGGTGCCGGGGCCCATGTACCTGGGCATGAAGCAGGGCCAGCTCGTGCGCTTCGAGGAGATCACCCGCTGCCCGCTGGAGGTGCAGGACGCGCTCCTGTCGCTGCTCTCCGAGCGGGTGCTGGCGGTGCCGGAGCTGGAGGGCCCCGAGGGCATGCTGTTTGCTCGCGAGGGCTTCAACATCATCGCCACGGCCAACACGCGGGACCGGGGCGTCAACGAGATGTCCGCCGCGCTCAAGCGGCGCTTCAACTTCGAGACGCTCTTTCCCATCCTGGACGCGGACGCGGAGCTTCAGCTCGTGAAGGAAGAGTCCGCGCGACTGCTCGCGCGCTCGGGTGTGCCGGTGACGCCGCCGGACGAAGTGCTCGAAGTTCTGGTGCGCACCTTCCGCGAGCTGCGCACGGGCGAGGTGAAGGACGGGCAGGCGGTGGAGAAGCTCTCCACGGTGCTGTCCACGGCGGAGGCCGTGTCGGTGGCGCACGCGGTGGGCGTGCGTGGCTGGTACCTGCGCGGTGATGGGGGCACTCCGGCGGACGTGGTGGAGTGCCTGGCGGGCACGGCCGCGAAGGACAACGCGGAGGACCTGAAGAAGATCCGCCGCTATCTGGAGCAGCGCGTGGGCCATCGGACGGGCGCGCACTGGAAGGCGCTCTACGAAGCGCGCTTCCTCCTGCCGGGATGA
- a CDS encoding VWA domain-containing protein, translated as MTGGLPPIARWRLILGDAAEDALGSGLSDAARSMDSALEWLYGRDESLGEREIHRSDTREGGRGDSTLSVPDWVNAVHRLFPRETIERLERDAVERFHIDEMVTHPEVLRRAQPSTSLLAAVLRTRHLLKPEVLALARALVAEVVRELMETLRTEVRQAFGGTRDRRRPGTRKVAAQLDFKRTLARNLKNWRPDERKLYLDRPRFFSRSRRMLEPWQVILLVDQSGSMVTSVIHSAVTAACLWGLPGVRTHLVAFDTSVVDLTRDVVDPVELLMNVQLGGGTDIQQAVEYAQELVDAPRRAIVVLISDFYEGTSPEWLVRRVRALVGQGTKVLGLAALDAEAEPDYDRALAARLVDAGAEVAAMTPGQLVGWLAEKMGR; from the coding sequence ATGACGGGCGGACTTCCACCGATTGCTCGCTGGCGGCTCATCCTGGGGGATGCCGCGGAGGATGCGCTGGGCTCGGGCTTGTCGGACGCCGCGCGCTCCATGGACAGCGCGCTGGAGTGGCTCTACGGCCGCGATGAGTCGCTGGGCGAACGAGAGATTCACCGGAGCGACACCCGCGAGGGCGGCCGAGGTGACTCGACGCTGTCGGTGCCCGATTGGGTGAACGCCGTGCACCGCCTCTTCCCTCGGGAGACCATCGAGCGATTGGAGCGCGATGCGGTGGAGCGCTTCCACATCGACGAGATGGTGACGCATCCCGAGGTCCTCCGGCGCGCTCAGCCGAGCACCTCGCTCCTGGCCGCGGTGCTGCGCACCCGTCACTTGCTCAAGCCCGAGGTCCTGGCGCTCGCTCGCGCGCTCGTGGCCGAGGTGGTCCGCGAGCTGATGGAGACGCTGCGCACCGAGGTGCGCCAGGCCTTCGGTGGCACGAGGGATCGGCGCCGTCCTGGGACGCGGAAGGTGGCCGCGCAGCTCGACTTCAAGCGCACGCTCGCGCGCAACTTGAAGAACTGGCGCCCCGACGAGCGCAAGCTGTACCTGGACCGTCCTCGGTTCTTCTCGCGCTCGCGCCGCATGCTGGAGCCCTGGCAGGTCATCCTGCTCGTGGATCAGAGCGGGAGCATGGTGACGTCAGTCATCCACTCGGCGGTGACGGCGGCGTGCCTGTGGGGCTTGCCGGGCGTGCGCACGCACCTGGTGGCCTTTGACACGAGCGTGGTGGACCTGACGCGAGACGTGGTGGACCCCGTGGAGTTGCTCATGAACGTGCAGCTCGGCGGAGGCACGGACATCCAGCAGGCAGTGGAGTACGCGCAGGAGCTGGTGGATGCGCCGCGCCGGGCCATCGTCGTGCTCATCTCCGACTTCTACGAGGGGACCAGCCCCGAGTGGCTGGTGCGACGGGTGCGCGCGCTGGTGGGGCAGGGGACGAAGGTGCTGGGCCTCGCGGCGCTCGATGCCGAGGCCGAGCCGGACTATGACCGGGCGCTCGCGGCGCGGTTGGTGGATGCGGGCGCCGAGGTGGCGGCGATGACGCCTGGGCAGCTCGTGGGCTGGCTGGCCGAGAAGATGGGGCGCTGA
- a CDS encoding ATP-grasp domain-containing protein — protein MSPSRRGVAIAFGRNPHQSDPFDVEADAAEALGVETYPVDLAALLSGDSARAVEHLPERGRLRLLYRGWMLTEAEYGELAEAVAERGHRLMTSPTQYASALYLPQWYPKLARYTARSVWTEGTDAAEAWRLARALGPPPWILKDHVKSAKEQWAEACYVPEGATAEDFARTCENLVDARGERFERGLVVRRYLPLKVMGRTPAGPAHLEFRLFFSRRGLLAAEPYHEFDVEVPDFTAFTALARRIDSPFFTMDVAMLQDGGWAVVEVNDGGVSGLPPAVDPRDLFAALLTPDG, from the coding sequence ATGAGTCCGTCGCGCCGAGGTGTCGCCATCGCGTTCGGGCGCAACCCTCACCAGTCGGACCCCTTCGACGTCGAGGCGGACGCGGCGGAGGCGCTCGGAGTCGAGACCTATCCGGTGGACCTCGCGGCGCTCCTGTCGGGAGACAGCGCGCGAGCGGTCGAGCACCTTCCTGAGAGAGGCCGTCTGCGATTGCTCTACCGGGGCTGGATGCTCACAGAAGCGGAGTACGGCGAGCTGGCCGAAGCGGTGGCCGAGCGAGGGCATCGGCTGATGACCTCCCCCACGCAGTACGCCAGCGCGCTCTATCTGCCCCAGTGGTATCCGAAGCTGGCGCGCTACACCGCCCGCTCGGTGTGGACGGAGGGGACGGACGCGGCCGAAGCGTGGCGCCTCGCGCGCGCCCTGGGGCCTCCGCCGTGGATCCTCAAGGACCACGTGAAGTCCGCCAAGGAGCAGTGGGCCGAGGCCTGCTACGTGCCCGAGGGCGCCACCGCGGAAGACTTCGCGCGCACCTGCGAGAACCTGGTGGACGCGCGCGGTGAGCGCTTCGAGCGGGGGCTGGTGGTGCGCCGCTACCTGCCGCTGAAGGTGATGGGCCGCACGCCCGCGGGCCCCGCGCACCTGGAGTTCCGCCTGTTCTTCTCGCGGCGGGGCCTGCTGGCCGCGGAGCCGTACCACGAGTTCGACGTGGAGGTGCCGGACTTCACGGCCTTCACCGCGCTGGCGCGCCGCATCGACTCGCCCTTCTTCACGATGGACGTGGCGATGCTGCAGGACGGCGGCTGGGCCGTCGTCGAGGTGAACGACGGCGGCGTCTCGGGGCTGCCGCCCGCGGTGGATCCGCGCGACCTCTTCGCGGCGCTGCTCACGCCAGACGGGTGA
- a CDS encoding MFS transporter, which produces MTDTDVALPATPSERWSWPPLFALLDFQFGAAVGLMQTAVPYWLAKDGLSLAQIGVLSATAFTPHAWKLLWVPLIDLGPWRRVWYCVSALLTAGLLLACTLISEPAQHLGLLTVLLTTLQAVATTGHAALNGLMANTTRTEDKGKAGGWQMAGNVGSTSLLGAMAIWLASAFSRQVAGIALTTLVLATSACIFWIHEREDSTPRSREPLLRAAIARVKGIVTDLLRTAFSRDGIIMLVLCLAPVSCGALTNLFSAMAGEYHAPEHLVELVNGLGMGISGALGSLAGGWLSDRMNRKLAYALMGGTTGLCAFAMALAPMTPATYTWGTLAYSLANGAAFAAFAGMVLEMVSAGAAITTKYTLFVAASNFAISYTTALDGRASAFRGMGARGSIAFDALITLGGICVVIAMFVLFLRKKPQAAVATA; this is translated from the coding sequence TTGACAGACACCGACGTGGCCCTGCCCGCAACGCCCTCCGAGCGCTGGTCCTGGCCGCCCCTGTTCGCCCTGCTCGACTTCCAGTTCGGCGCCGCGGTGGGATTGATGCAGACGGCGGTGCCGTACTGGCTGGCGAAGGACGGCTTGAGCCTGGCGCAGATTGGCGTCCTGTCCGCCACCGCGTTCACGCCGCACGCGTGGAAGCTCCTGTGGGTGCCGCTCATCGACCTGGGGCCCTGGCGCCGCGTCTGGTACTGCGTCAGCGCGCTGCTCACCGCCGGGCTCCTCTTGGCGTGCACGCTCATCTCCGAGCCGGCGCAGCACCTGGGGCTGCTCACCGTGTTGCTCACCACGCTGCAGGCCGTGGCCACCACGGGCCACGCCGCGCTCAATGGTTTGATGGCCAACACCACCCGCACCGAGGACAAGGGCAAGGCGGGCGGCTGGCAGATGGCCGGCAACGTGGGCTCGACGAGCCTCCTGGGGGCGATGGCCATCTGGCTGGCGAGCGCGTTCTCGCGGCAGGTGGCGGGCATCGCCCTCACCACGCTCGTGCTCGCCACCAGCGCGTGCATCTTCTGGATTCACGAGCGCGAGGACAGCACCCCGCGCAGCCGGGAGCCGCTGCTGCGCGCCGCCATCGCGCGGGTGAAGGGAATCGTGACGGACCTCTTGCGCACGGCGTTCAGCCGCGACGGCATCATCATGCTGGTGCTGTGTCTGGCGCCGGTGAGCTGCGGCGCGCTCACCAACCTGTTCAGCGCCATGGCCGGCGAGTACCACGCCCCCGAGCACCTGGTGGAGCTGGTCAACGGCCTGGGCATGGGCATCTCCGGCGCGCTGGGCTCGCTGGCGGGCGGCTGGCTGTCGGACCGGATGAACCGCAAGCTCGCGTACGCGCTGATGGGCGGCACCACCGGGTTGTGTGCCTTCGCCATGGCGCTGGCGCCCATGACGCCCGCTACGTACACGTGGGGCACGCTGGCCTACAGCCTGGCCAATGGCGCGGCCTTCGCGGCGTTCGCGGGCATGGTGCTGGAGATGGTCAGCGCGGGCGCGGCCATCACCACCAAGTACACGCTGTTCGTCGCCGCCTCGAACTTCGCCATCAGCTACACCACCGCGCTCGATGGCCGGGCCTCGGCTTTCCGGGGCATGGGCGCGCGGGGCAGCATCGCGTTCGACGCGCTCATCACCCTGGGCGGCATCTGCGTGGTCATCGCCATGTTCGTGCTCTTCCTGCGCAAGAAGCCCCAGGCCGCCGTCGCCACGGCCTGA
- a CDS encoding cysteine synthase A: MAPRIGRLWDAVGNTPLLRIGSLSDASGCDILGKAEFMNPGGSIKDRAAKGMIRRAEQDGLLKPGGTIVEGTAGNTGIGLGLLGRERGYRVVVTMPDNQAREKYELLEAMGVEVRKVPVVPFANPNHFFHQARLLSEQHGWFWANQFENPANGDFHFETTGPEIWEQCEGRVDVLVASVGSGGSLSGVSRYLKERNPALRVVLVDPLGSGLYCFVREGKLESTGSSITEGIGIMRVTENFRRARVDEAVRVDDQAMLEMLYHLARQDALVVGTSAALNVRAAWELARRHSGEGLRIVTLLCDHGSRYASKVFNPEFLATKQLEVRPLQLT, translated from the coding sequence ATGGCGCCACGCATTGGAAGACTCTGGGACGCGGTGGGCAACACGCCCTTGTTGCGCATCGGTTCGCTCAGCGACGCTTCGGGCTGCGACATCCTGGGCAAGGCCGAGTTCATGAACCCCGGCGGCAGCATCAAGGACCGGGCCGCCAAGGGCATGATTCGCCGCGCCGAGCAGGACGGGCTCTTGAAGCCCGGGGGCACCATCGTCGAGGGCACCGCCGGCAACACCGGCATCGGCCTGGGGCTGTTGGGCCGCGAGCGCGGCTACCGCGTGGTCGTCACCATGCCGGACAACCAGGCCCGCGAGAAATACGAGCTGCTGGAGGCCATGGGCGTGGAGGTCCGCAAGGTCCCCGTCGTGCCCTTCGCCAATCCCAATCATTTCTTCCATCAGGCCCGGCTCCTCTCCGAGCAGCACGGCTGGTTCTGGGCCAACCAGTTCGAGAACCCCGCCAACGGTGACTTTCATTTCGAGACGACGGGTCCCGAAATCTGGGAGCAGTGCGAGGGGCGGGTGGACGTGCTGGTGGCCTCGGTGGGCAGTGGTGGCTCCTTGTCGGGCGTGAGCCGCTACCTCAAGGAGCGCAACCCCGCGCTGCGCGTGGTGTTGGTGGATCCGCTGGGCTCGGGCCTCTACTGCTTCGTGCGCGAGGGGAAGCTCGAGTCGACGGGCAGCTCCATCACGGAGGGCATTGGCATCATGCGGGTGACGGAGAACTTCCGGCGCGCGCGGGTGGACGAGGCCGTGCGGGTGGATGACCAGGCCATGCTGGAGATGCTGTACCACCTGGCCCGCCAGGACGCGCTCGTGGTGGGCACGTCCGCGGCGCTCAACGTCCGAGCCGCCTGGGAGTTGGCCCGCCGCCACTCGGGCGAGGGGCTGCGCATCGTCACGCTCTTGTGCGACCACGGCAGCCGGTACGCCTCGAAGGTGTTCAACCCGGAGTTCCTCGCGACGAAGCAGCTCGAGGTCCGGCCGCTCCAGCTCACCTGA
- the dusA gene encoding tRNA dihydrouridine(20/20a) synthase DusA, with amino-acid sequence MTTPPSPMPLCIAPMMDWTDRHCRYFLRLISPRTLLYTEMVTTGAVLHGDRERLLGFSPQEHPVALQLGGSEPADLAESARIGEAWGYDEINLNVGCPSDRVQSGRFGACLMAEPDTVARGVAAMREAVRVPVTVKSRIAIDEMEEWPTLEDFVRRVSAAGCTRFIVHARKAWLKGLSPKENRDVPPLRYELVHRLKAEFPHLDISINGGIKTLDAVAEQLQHVDGVMVGRAAYETPYLLADADRRFFGSTRPPLTRHEVVDAMLPYIEAQRVRGAPLGAITRHMLGLFQGLSGARAWRRHLSENAHKAGAGPEVVVAAAAFVPRAAPELPAVA; translated from the coding sequence ATGACGACGCCCCCCTCGCCCATGCCGCTGTGTATCGCGCCGATGATGGACTGGACGGACCGCCATTGCCGGTACTTCCTGCGGCTCATCAGCCCCCGCACGCTGCTGTACACGGAGATGGTGACCACGGGCGCCGTCCTCCATGGGGACCGCGAGCGCCTGCTGGGCTTCTCGCCCCAGGAGCACCCGGTCGCGCTCCAACTCGGCGGCTCGGAGCCCGCGGACCTGGCCGAGTCCGCGCGCATCGGCGAGGCGTGGGGCTACGACGAGATCAACCTCAACGTGGGCTGCCCCAGTGACCGCGTGCAGTCCGGGCGCTTTGGCGCGTGCCTGATGGCGGAGCCGGACACCGTGGCGCGCGGAGTGGCGGCGATGCGCGAGGCGGTGCGGGTGCCGGTGACGGTGAAGTCGCGCATCGCCATCGACGAGATGGAGGAGTGGCCCACGCTGGAGGACTTCGTGCGGCGCGTGTCCGCCGCGGGCTGCACGCGCTTCATCGTGCACGCGCGCAAGGCGTGGCTGAAGGGCCTGAGCCCCAAGGAGAACCGCGACGTGCCGCCGCTCCGCTACGAGCTGGTGCACCGGCTCAAGGCCGAGTTCCCCCACCTGGACATCTCCATCAACGGCGGCATCAAGACGCTCGACGCGGTGGCCGAGCAGCTCCAGCACGTGGACGGCGTGATGGTGGGCCGCGCGGCCTACGAGACGCCGTACCTGCTGGCGGACGCGGACCGGCGCTTCTTCGGGAGCACGCGCCCGCCGCTCACGCGCCACGAGGTGGTGGACGCGATGCTGCCGTACATCGAGGCGCAGCGCGTCCGAGGCGCGCCGCTGGGCGCCATCACCCGCCACATGCTGGGGCTCTTCCAGGGGTTGTCCGGCGCGCGCGCGTGGCGGCGCCACCTGAGCGAGAACGCCCACAAGGCAGGGGCGGGCCCGGAGGTCGTCGTGGCCGCGGCAGCGTTCGTGCCCCGCGCGGCGCCCGAGCTTCCCGCCGTGGCGTGA
- a CDS encoding NAD(P)H-quinone oxidoreductase produces MRAVVMEGTGGPEVLHVREVTRPRPGPEELLVRVRASALNRADLQLRAGEFPLPSGMTPILGVEVAGEVVDLGADVRGFERGQRVAGLVNGGGYAEYCVLDHRMALPVRAGESFTHAAALPEALVTADEVLFELGQLRAGQSVLVHAGGSGMGSMCLQMAHHAGATVYFTVSTEERLRRARELGGDVGILRATEDFASAVLRHTQGAGVDVVVDFAGGATLARNLQALKTGGCLVLVGLLEGERAELDVEAVVMRRLQLKGTAFRGRPLNEKRAITHRAWARWGPELEAGRVRPVVDSVFPFERVADAHRHMADGTHFGKILLALE; encoded by the coding sequence ATGCGCGCGGTGGTCATGGAAGGCACGGGCGGCCCCGAGGTGCTGCACGTGCGCGAGGTGACGCGCCCCCGCCCCGGCCCGGAGGAGTTGCTCGTGCGCGTGCGCGCCTCGGCGCTCAACCGCGCGGACCTCCAGCTTCGCGCGGGGGAGTTCCCCCTGCCCTCGGGCATGACGCCCATCCTGGGGGTGGAGGTGGCGGGCGAGGTGGTGGACCTGGGCGCGGACGTGCGCGGCTTCGAGCGCGGGCAGCGCGTGGCGGGGCTCGTCAACGGCGGGGGCTACGCCGAGTACTGCGTGTTGGATCACCGCATGGCGCTGCCCGTTCGCGCGGGCGAGTCGTTCACCCACGCCGCGGCCCTGCCCGAGGCGCTCGTCACCGCGGACGAGGTCCTCTTCGAGCTGGGCCAGCTTCGCGCGGGCCAGTCCGTGCTCGTGCATGCGGGCGGCAGTGGCATGGGCAGCATGTGCCTCCAGATGGCCCACCACGCGGGCGCCACCGTCTACTTCACGGTCAGCACCGAGGAGCGCCTGCGTCGCGCGCGCGAGCTGGGCGGAGACGTGGGCATCCTGCGCGCCACCGAGGACTTCGCGAGCGCGGTGCTCCGGCACACGCAAGGCGCGGGCGTGGACGTGGTGGTGGACTTCGCGGGCGGCGCCACGCTCGCGCGCAACCTCCAGGCGCTCAAGACCGGCGGCTGCCTGGTGCTCGTGGGACTGCTGGAGGGAGAACGCGCGGAGCTGGATGTGGAGGCCGTGGTGATGCGCCGGCTCCAGCTCAAGGGCACGGCCTTCCGAGGGCGACCGCTGAACGAGAAGCGGGCCATCACCCACCGCGCGTGGGCGCGGTGGGGGCCCGAGCTGGAAGCCGGACGGGTGCGCCCCGTCGTCGACTCCGTCTTCCCGTTCGAGCGGGTGGCCGACGCCCATCGTCACATGGCCGACGGCACCCACTTCGGGAAGATCCTCCTCGCGCTCGAGTAG
- a CDS encoding aminotransferase class I/II-fold pyridoxal phosphate-dependent enzyme has translation MEERRRYRNGEAMVALGNPSFEAARRHGVIDLSVHHLGGGRLGLEDGREFLNLSSCSYLGLDAHPAVLDGAIEALQQEKLIDTGISRVRVRLSLLDALEQELGSLWRTRAITAVSASAATAGLLPLVAGGQLCDDGQPRVMVFDKSCHFSMNLIKPICADEAPVLTCPHNDLNFLEDVCRKHPRVAYVADGFYSMGGAALVKDLLALQERYGLYLYFDDSHGLSVHGEHGEGFVRALLGDEIHPLTLVVASLAKGFGTSGGVVMLGARHLEDRVHRFGGPLAWSQGLNVASIGAGLASAKLHRTPELGRLQGALKANLQRFDSQVEAPNRGSLSQIRVVEVGAEEQAVERSRHMLDKGFYTSAVFFPIVARGRAGLRVMLRANLSDDDMTRLCTAVRAVAGADA, from the coding sequence ATGGAAGAGAGACGTCGGTACCGGAATGGGGAGGCGATGGTGGCCCTGGGCAACCCGTCCTTCGAGGCGGCGCGGCGGCACGGGGTCATCGACCTGAGCGTCCACCACCTGGGTGGCGGGCGCCTGGGCCTGGAGGACGGCCGCGAGTTCCTCAACCTCTCGTCGTGCTCGTACCTGGGCCTGGACGCGCACCCGGCGGTGCTGGATGGCGCCATCGAGGCGCTCCAGCAGGAGAAGCTCATCGACACGGGCATCTCGCGCGTGCGGGTGCGCCTGTCGCTCCTGGACGCGCTGGAGCAGGAGCTGGGCTCGCTCTGGCGCACGCGCGCCATCACCGCGGTCTCCGCGAGCGCGGCCACCGCGGGGCTGCTCCCCCTCGTCGCGGGAGGCCAGCTCTGCGACGACGGCCAGCCGCGGGTGATGGTGTTCGACAAGTCCTGCCACTTCTCGATGAACCTCATCAAGCCCATCTGCGCCGACGAAGCGCCGGTGCTGACGTGCCCCCACAATGACTTGAACTTCCTGGAGGACGTCTGCCGGAAGCACCCGCGCGTGGCCTACGTGGCGGACGGCTTCTACTCCATGGGCGGGGCCGCGCTGGTGAAGGACCTGCTCGCGCTCCAGGAGCGCTATGGCCTCTATCTCTACTTCGATGACTCGCATGGCCTGTCCGTGCACGGCGAGCACGGCGAGGGCTTCGTCCGCGCGCTCCTCGGAGATGAGATTCATCCGCTCACGCTGGTGGTCGCCTCGCTGGCGAAGGGCTTCGGCACCTCGGGCGGCGTGGTGATGCTGGGCGCGCGGCACCTGGAGGACCGGGTGCATCGCTTCGGTGGGCCGCTGGCCTGGTCGCAGGGCCTCAACGTGGCGTCCATTGGCGCGGGGCTCGCGTCCGCGAAGCTGCACCGCACGCCCGAGCTGGGCCGACTGCAAGGCGCGCTCAAGGCGAACCTCCAGCGCTTCGACTCGCAGGTGGAGGCGCCCAACCGGGGCAGCCTGTCGCAGATCCGCGTCGTGGAAGTGGGCGCCGAGGAGCAGGCCGTGGAGCGCTCCCGGCACATGTTGGACAAGGGCTTCTACACCTCGGCGGTGTTCTTCCCCATCGTCGCGCGGGGGCGCGCGGGCCTTCGGGTGATGCTGCGCGCCAACCTGTCCGATGACGACATGACCCGGCTGTGCACCGCGGTGCGCGCCGTCGCGGGTGCGGACGCATGA
- a CDS encoding fumarate hydratase, whose protein sequence is MSDFQFQDMLPLGKDETPYRLLTKDSVSTFEAGGKTFLQVQPEALTLLTREAMRDISHLLRPGHLGQLAHILKDPEASANDRFVALELLKNANIAAGGVLPSCQDTGTAIVMGKKGQYVVTGGGDEAAIARGVFDTYRTANLRYSQMAPLDMYREVNTHNNLPAQIELYATDGDAYKFLFMAKGGGSANKSYLFQETKAVLNPASLLSFLETKIRSLGTAACPPYHLAIVVGGTSAEFALKTAKYASARYLDSLPREGNALGRGFRDVELEQQVLALTQRTGIGAQFGGKYFCHDVRVIRLPRHGASCPVAIAVSCSADRQALGKITRDGVFLEQLETDPAKYLPETTDGDLAGEVVKIDLRRPMSDIRAELSRYPIKTRLSLSGPMVVARDIAHAKLKERLDRGEGLPQYMKDFMVYYAGPAKTPEGYASGSFGPTTAGRMDAYVDQFQAEGGSYVMLAKGNRSAAVTEACKKHGGFYLGSIGGPAARLAKDCIKKVEVLEYEELGMEAVWKIEVVDFPAFIVVNDKGHDFFADINKLSPKKA, encoded by the coding sequence ATGAGCGACTTCCAGTTCCAGGACATGCTGCCGCTCGGCAAGGACGAGACGCCGTACCGGCTGCTCACGAAGGACTCCGTCTCGACGTTCGAGGCGGGCGGGAAAACCTTCCTCCAGGTGCAGCCCGAGGCGCTGACGCTGCTGACCCGCGAGGCGATGCGCGACATCTCCCACCTCCTGCGGCCCGGGCACCTCGGGCAGCTCGCGCACATCCTCAAGGACCCCGAGGCCTCGGCGAATGATCGCTTCGTCGCGCTGGAGCTGCTGAAGAACGCCAACATCGCCGCCGGCGGCGTGCTGCCCTCCTGCCAGGACACGGGCACCGCCATCGTGATGGGCAAGAAGGGCCAGTACGTGGTGACGGGCGGCGGCGACGAGGCGGCCATCGCGCGCGGCGTCTTCGACACCTACCGCACGGCCAACCTGCGCTACTCGCAGATGGCGCCGCTGGACATGTACCGGGAGGTCAACACCCACAACAACCTGCCCGCGCAGATCGAGCTCTACGCCACGGACGGTGACGCCTACAAGTTCCTGTTCATGGCCAAGGGCGGCGGCTCGGCCAACAAGAGCTACCTCTTCCAGGAGACCAAGGCCGTCCTCAACCCGGCGAGCCTGCTGTCCTTCCTGGAGACGAAGATTCGCTCGCTGGGCACCGCGGCGTGCCCGCCGTACCACCTGGCCATCGTCGTGGGCGGCACCTCCGCCGAGTTCGCGCTGAAGACGGCCAAGTACGCCTCCGCTCGCTACCTGGACTCGCTGCCGCGTGAAGGCAACGCGCTGGGCCGCGGCTTCCGCGACGTGGAGCTGGAGCAGCAGGTGCTGGCGCTCACCCAGCGCACGGGCATTGGCGCGCAGTTCGGCGGCAAGTACTTCTGCCACGACGTGCGCGTCATCCGCCTGCCGCGCCATGGCGCCTCGTGCCCGGTGGCCATCGCGGTGTCGTGCTCGGCGGACCGGCAGGCGCTGGGGAAGATTACGCGCGACGGCGTCTTCCTGGAGCAGCTGGAGACCGACCCCGCCAAGTACCTGCCCGAGACGACGGACGGGGACCTCGCGGGCGAGGTGGTGAAGATCGACCTGCGCCGCCCCATGAGCGACATTCGCGCCGAGCTGTCCCGCTACCCCATCAAGACGCGCCTGTCGCTCTCCGGCCCCATGGTGGTGGCGCGCGACATCGCCCACGCCAAGCTCAAGGAGCGCCTGGATCGCGGCGAGGGCCTGCCCCAGTACATGAAGGACTTCATGGTGTACTACGCGGGCCCCGCCAAGACGCCCGAGGGCTACGCCTCCGGCTCCTTCGGCCCCACCACCGCGGGCCGCATGGACGCCTACGTGGACCAGTTCCAGGCCGAGGGCGGCAGCTACGTCATGCTCGCCAAGGGCAACCGCTCCGCCGCCGTCACCGAGGCCTGCAAGAAGCACGGCGGCTTCTACCTGGGCTCCATCGGTGGCCCCGCCGCCCGCCTCGCCAAGGACTGCATCAAGAAGGTCGAGGTCCTCGAGTACGAGGAGCTGGGCATGGAGGCTGTCTGGAAAATTGAAGTGGTGGACTTCCCCGCCTTCATCGTCGTGAACGACAAGGGCCACGACTTCTTCGCCGACATCAACAAGCTGTCCCCCAAGAAGGCCTGA